Proteins encoded in a region of the Panicum hallii strain FIL2 chromosome 3, PHallii_v3.1, whole genome shotgun sequence genome:
- the LOC112887871 gene encoding uncharacterized protein LOC112887871, whose protein sequence is MDSDQDSADDWVVLDSCTSSDDDDLILVLSSGCGTPDSATDSDSDSDSAAAAAHLLAAACADDAEGVYALSDAEDEDAAYPTPAPPLPRPLAGLFHHALGGAVRYAAFEPAAPGDAYRGAKQLVPDPTFSSLIHEDAAAALASTRGLVCLRGRASGDYYVANPLAFTRARLPPPARAHFAHGDPAVVITFDVVDDGDEEAEGKDDGRGFYRHYHVAVAFPIGDGIYAFESFSSRTWEWTIGAGVAAAETVVPLSGVGAHGCAFWRTTMGFFLCYEPVSGCSDLVPAPMEVQQWPVWELGEMEGTLCATCMDDRVSAVVVICLDFARRDTNGGVAWTLAGHFEGGCLRGRQDVTLLRSQGKAEVVMWDPTAQMVVAMDLEGRTTRTITFVPGSGYYADFIPYVSSLAAVSASGNQLRAKRRTNATNEAGAEYKARDIDAEAY, encoded by the exons ATGGACTCGGACCAGGACTCCGCCGACGACTGGGTCGTCCTCGACTCCTGCACAtcctccgacgacgacgacctcaTCCTCGTGCTCTCCTCCGGCTGCGGCACCCCGGACTCCGCCACCGACTCCGACTCCGACTCcgactccgccgccgccgccgcccacctcctcgccgccgcctgcgccgacGACGCCGAGGGTGTCTACGCGCTCTCCGACGCCGAGGACGAGGACGCCGCCTACCcgaccccagccccgccgctCCCCAGGCCGCTCGCGGGCCTCTTCCACCACGCGCTCGGCGGGGCCGTCCGCTACGCCGCCTTCGAGCCCGCCGCGCCCGGGGACGCCTACCGCGGCGCCAAGCAGCTCGTCCCGGACCCCACCTTCTCCTCCCTCATCCacgaggacgccgccgccgcgctcgcctcCACCCGCGGCCTCGTCTGCCTCCGCGGCAGAGCCTCCGGGGACTACTACGTCGCCAACCCGCTCGCCTTCACGCGCGCGCGACTCCcgccccccgcgcgcgcccACTTCGCCCACGGGGACCCCGCCGTCGTCATCACCTTCGACGTcgtcgacgacggcgacgaggaggccgAGGGCAAGGACGACGGCCGCGGCTTCTACCGCCACTACCACGTCGCCGTCGCCTTCCCCATCGGGGACGGCATCTACGCCTTCGAGTCCTTCTCGTCCAGGACCTGGGAGTGGACCATCGGCGCCGGGGTCGCCGCGGCCGAGACCGTCGTCCCGTTGTCCGGGGTCGGCGCGCACGGATGCGCCTTCTGGCGCACCACCATGGGATTCTTCCTCTGCTACGAGCCCGTCTCGGGGTGCTCGGACCTCGTCCCCGCGCCCATGGAGGTGCAGCAGTGGCCCGTCTGGGAGCTCGGCGAGATGGAGGGCACGCTCTGCGCCACCTGCATGGACGACCGCGTCAGCGCCGTCGTCGTCATCTGCCTCGACTTCGCGCGCCGCGACACCAACGGCGGCGTCGCGTGGACTCTGGCGGGCCACTTCGAGGGGGGATGCCTCAGGGGACGCCAGGACGTCACGCTGCTTCGCTCGCAGGGCAAGGCCGAGGTCGTCATGTGGGACCCCACGGCACAGATGGTCGTCGCCATGGACCTCGAAGGGCGCACCACGCGCACCATCACCTTCGTCCCCGGCAGCGGCTACTACGCCGATTTCATCCCCTACGTCAGCTCATTGGCCGCGGTCTCTGCCTCCGG CAATCAGCTTCGAGCTAAGCGTAGGACTAATGCTACTAATGAAGCTGGTGCTGAGTACAAGGCTAGGGATATTGATGCTGAGGCATACTAA